A genomic segment from Roseofilum casamattae BLCC-M143 encodes:
- a CDS encoding Uma2 family endonuclease, with product MVRTPVLPERNTLLLELPKTIKLRVTQEQFEALAATNRELQLERTAEGELIVNPPTGWKTGEQNSCISGELYLWWRNAAQPGKVFDSSTGFILPNGANRAPDASWVSPERCHALTEEKKGAFARICPDFVVELRSNSDTMQSLREKMQEYMENGARLGWLINPKTKTVEVYRVGLDVEILSNPTELSGAEILSGFVLDLRRVWG from the coding sequence ATGGTACGGACGCCAGTATTACCAGAAAGGAACACCCTATTGCTGGAGTTACCAAAAACGATTAAACTTCGCGTGACTCAAGAGCAATTTGAAGCTTTGGCAGCGACTAATCGAGAATTACAACTGGAGAGAACGGCAGAAGGAGAGTTAATTGTGAATCCACCAACCGGTTGGAAAACCGGAGAGCAAAATAGCTGCATTTCTGGGGAGTTGTATTTATGGTGGCGTAATGCAGCTCAACCGGGGAAAGTCTTTGATTCTTCGACTGGATTTATTTTACCCAATGGAGCAAATCGCGCACCAGATGCTTCTTGGGTAAGTCCCGAGCGCTGTCATGCACTAACAGAGGAAAAAAAGGGAGCATTTGCTCGGATTTGCCCGGATTTCGTGGTGGAATTAAGGTCGAATTCGGATACAATGCAGTCCTTGAGAGAGAAAATGCAAGAGTATATGGAAAATGGCGCAAGATTAGGCTGGTTAATCAATCCCAAAACTAAAACAGTAGAAGTGTATCGAGTGGGTTTAGATGTCGAAATCTTGTCAAACCCAACTGAGTTATC
- a CDS encoding asparaginase: MTRGKRTAALQVSLLREGITESNHSAHAVVCDDKGRVLSAAGDAETATFIRSSLKPFQALAVASTGTLERYDLSDRDLAIICSSHQGTTEQARQVFNILWRCDIEPKALQCPVPPGTRSPLQHNCSGKHAGMLAVCQQRHWMKENYLRRNHPVQQLILTKVAELLRIPPDELIGVRDDCGAPTYYMQLGQMAALYAQLGSGDRLDLERIVRAMTHYPELVAGTDKFDTELMRLSNGQLVSKSGGEGIQCVGRIGEGMGLAIKVVDGSKRAKYAAAIECLKQLGWITLTMADILAERFMTLSEFKRLETSGELSML; the protein is encoded by the coding sequence ATGACTCGGGGAAAACGTACTGCCGCACTACAAGTGAGCCTGCTTCGCGAAGGTATTACTGAATCGAACCATAGCGCCCATGCTGTGGTTTGCGATGACAAAGGACGAGTTCTTTCTGCAGCCGGAGATGCGGAAACGGCAACGTTTATTCGATCGTCCTTGAAACCGTTTCAAGCCCTGGCGGTTGCCAGTACCGGTACTTTAGAACGATACGATCTGAGCGATCGCGATTTAGCCATTATCTGTAGTTCCCATCAAGGCACCACAGAACAAGCGCGACAAGTCTTTAATATCCTCTGGCGCTGCGATATCGAACCCAAAGCTTTGCAATGTCCCGTGCCTCCTGGCACGCGCAGTCCCTTACAGCATAATTGTTCGGGCAAACATGCAGGAATGCTGGCGGTTTGCCAGCAACGCCATTGGATGAAGGAAAATTATTTGCGCCGCAATCATCCAGTACAACAGTTAATTTTAACCAAAGTCGCCGAGCTGCTGCGCATTCCTCCCGATGAATTAATTGGCGTTCGCGATGATTGTGGCGCGCCGACCTATTATATGCAGTTGGGGCAAATGGCAGCATTGTATGCTCAATTAGGATCGGGCGATCGCTTGGATCTCGAACGCATTGTCCGAGCAATGACCCATTATCCGGAGTTGGTCGCTGGTACAGATAAGTTTGATACGGAGCTGATGCGCCTGAGTAACGGACAGTTAGTCAGTAAGTCAGGAGGTGAAGGCATTCAATGTGTGGGACGCATTGGCGAAGGCATGGGTTTGGCGATTAAGGTCGTTGATGGCAGCAAGCGGGCGAAATATGCGGCGGCGATCGAGTGTTTGAAACAGCTTGGGTGGATTACGCTGACTATGGCGGATATTTTGGCCGAGCGGTTTATGACTCTGAGCGAGTTTAAACGATTGGAGACAAGCGGCGAATTATCGATGCTGTAA